In Cellulomonas sp. JZ18, the DNA window GCGATGAGCTCGTCCGTCTCCTGCGGCGTCAGCACGGCCGTCGGCTCGTCGAGGATGAGCACCTCGGCGTCGCGCGAGAGCGCCTTGATGATCTCGACGCGCTGCTGCACGCCCACCGGCAGGTCCTCGACGAGCGCGTCCGGGTCGACGTCGAACCCGAAGCGGTCGGAGATGTCCCTCACCAGGCGGCGGGCGCGGCCGAGGTCCAGGAGCCCCGCGCCGCGCACGGGCTCGTGACCGAGCACGACGTTCTCGGCCACCGTGAAGACGGGGACGAGCATGAAGTGCTGGTGGACCATGCCGATGCCGGCGGCCATCGCCGCGCCCGGACCGGCGAACGTGCGCGGCTCGCCGTCGACGAGGATCTCGCCGGCGTCCGGCTGGTACAGCCCGTACAGCGTGTTCATGAGCGTCGACTTGCCGGCGCCGTTCTCGCCCAGCAGGGCGTGGATGCGCCCCGGCTCGAAGACCAGGTCGATGCCGTCGTTGGCGACCAGCGGCCCGAACCTCTTGGTGATCCCGCGCAGCTCGAGCCTCACGTCACCACGCCCTTCCGTCGTGCTGTCCCGTCGACGCGTCGCACGCGCCGACACTAACCCGCCGGGGCGCCTGCGCCCCGACGCGCCGGTGGCCCGGGACCTGCGCCCCGGGCCACCGTCCGTCCTGCCGCTGCGTCAGTCCGTGACCGTGTTGGCCGACGGCGACTCGATCTCCAGGTCGCCCTGGACGATCTGCATGCGCAGCTCGTCGAGCTTCGCGGAGAGCTCCTCGGGGACCTGGTCCTCGAAGTCGTGGAACGGCGCGAGGTCCACGCCGCCGTTCTCGAGCGTGCCGACGTACGGCTCGCTGGAGAACTCGCCGTCGACCGCGGCGGAGACCGTGTCGAAGACGGCCGTCGCGATCTGCTTCATGACCGAGGTGAGGATGAGCGAGCGGTACTGGTCGTTCTGCGGCTGCTCGTAGCCGTCGGAGTCGACCCAGATGACCTTGGTGCCCTCGGCCTGGCTGGCGGCGTTGAGCGCACCCGAGCCGACCGGGCCGGCGACGGGGAGGATGACGTCCGCACCGTCCGCGATGAACTGCTCGGTCGTCGTGCGGCCGGCCTCGGTGTCGGAGAAGTTCCCGATCATCGAGCCGTTCTGCGCCTCCTTGTCCCAGCCGAGGAGGCGGACCTGGGTGCCGTTCTCCTCGTTGTACGCGGTGACGCCGTCGGAGAAGCCGTCCATGAAGATCGTGACCGACGGGAACGGCTGGCCGCCGAACGTCGCGACGGTGCCGGTCTCGGACATGCCCGCGGCCAGGTAGCCGGCGAGGTACGCGGCCTCCTGCGTGTTGAACAGCAGCGGCTTGGCGTTCTCGATCTCGACCGGGTTGAACTCGTCGTCCTGGAAGGCCGAGTCGACGAGCGCGAACTCGACGTCCGTGTTGGCCTCGGCGGCCTCCTGGATGGCGTCCTCGAGCGCGAAGCCGACGCCGATGATGAGGTCGCAGCCCTGCTGGACCATCGAGTCCACGTTCTGCGTGTACTGGCTGGGGTCGGCGGACTCGGCGGTCTTGATCTCGATGCCGAGCTCCTCCTGCGCCCGCTCGAGGCCCTGGTAGCCGGACTCGTTGAACGAGGCGTCGTCGAAGCCACCCTCGTCGGACACCATGCAGGCGGTGAAGTCGACGCCGGCGCCGCCGGTCGCGGTGGCGCCGCCGGTCGCGCCGCCCTCCTCGGGCGCGCTGCCGCACGCCGCCAGGGCGAGCGCCGCGACACCGCTCAGCGCCGCCACTCGGATGATGTTCTTCACGGTGGTTCTGCTCCCACTACTCGTCGTCGCGCGTCACGGCGACCCGCACCCCTTGCGCAGCGGCGCTGCGGCGCAGGCGTACGGGACCGGTCGGCAGGATCACCGTGGACACTAGGCCCGCCGACGTGACCGGGGCGTTACCAGCGGGTATCCGCGCAGCAACCGTGATCGATTCGCAACCTGTTCCCGCGTCCCGGACGGGGCGTCCGTGGCATGAGACACACCCGCGCCCGGGCGGGAGCGGGACGCACCGGACGAAGGCGTCAGGCGCGGACCGGACGCTCCGCGGGGTCCGGTGCGGCCCGGCCGGCGAGCTGCGCGGTGCGCGCCAGCAGCAGCGCCCCGGCCTCGACGGCCCGCTCGTCCACCCGCAGGTCCCCCTGGTGGATGTCGTAGGTGTGCCCGCCGGGCGTGCGGGTGCCCAGCCGCGCCATCGCCCCGGGCACCTTCTGCAGGTACCAGGCGAAGTCCTCGCCCCCGAGCGACTGCTCGGTGAGCCGCACGGCATCCGGCCCGAGCACGTCGCGCGCCGCGGCCTCCAGCACCGCCGTCGCACCCGCGCGGTTCTCCACCGGCGGGACGCCCCGCGCGTGCTTGACCTCGACCTCGACGCCCAGGGGCCGCACGACGTCGTGCACCGCCGCCTCCAGCACGCGCGACGCGTGCTCCCAGGCCCGCACGTCCAGGCACCGCAGGGTGCCCATGACCGTGCCCGTCGACGGGATCGCGTTGTGCACCGTGCCCGCGCGCACCGCGCCCCAGGTGAGGTTGACGCCGGACCGGGGGTCGAGCCGCCGGCCCAGCACGGCCGGGACCTGCGTGACGACCTGGCCCAGCGCGAACACCACGTCACCGGTCAGGTGCGGGCGCGACGTGTGCCCGCCGTCACCCGTGAGCGTCACCGTCACCTCGTCCGACGCGGACGTGATGGGGCCGATGCGCGTGCCGACCAGGCCCACGTCGAGCTTGGGGTCGCAGTGCACCGCGAAGATCCGCTCGACGCCGTCGAGGCCGCCGGCCGCCATGACGTCCAGCGACCCGCCGGGCTGGACCTCCTCCGCAGGCTGGAAGACCAGGCGCACGCCGGCGTCGAGCCGGTCCGCGACGCGGGCGAGCGCGAGGCCCGCACCCAGCACCACGGCCGTGTGCACGTCGTGGCCGCACGCGTGCGCGACGCCGCGGACCGACGACGACCACGGCAGGCGGCACGTGTCGGGCACCGGCAGCGCGTCCAGGTCGGCGCGCAGGGCCACCCGGCGCGCCCCGCGCGGTCCGACGGTGGGTCCGATGTCGCACCACAGCCCGGACCCCGGCAGCAGGTGGGGGTGCAGGCCCGCGTCCCGCAGCGCCTCGGCGACGACCCGTGTGGTGCGCTCCTCGGTCCGGGCGAGCTCGGGGTGGGCGTGCAGGTCCCGGCGGATCGCCACGAGCCGGTCGCGCAGCCCCGCGACGACGTGCGCGAGCTCCGCCGCCTCCGGGTCCGACGGTGCCGGCGCGAGCGAGCGCAGCGGGGCGACCACCTGCTCGACGGCTCCCGTCCCGCCCCCGCCGTCCCCCACCGGGACCGGGGGCCGCAGGTCGCCGGTGGCGGGTGCGTCGGACGTCAGTGGGCGGTCGGAGGGAGCGGCGGGCACGTCCTCGACTGTAATCCGTCCCCTCAGAGCAGGTCCTCGCGGCCCCGTCCGCGCCACGCGTCGACGGCCTCCTTGACGCGCTGGGCGTGCGCGCGCGTCGTGACGAGCACCGCGTCCGGCGTGTCGACGACGACCGCGTCCGGCACCCCGACCACGCTCACGGTGCGCCCGCCCGCCACGACGACGCTGCCCGGGGCGTCGACGCGCAGCACGGCGCCCGGCTCGCCGAGCGTCGCCTCCCCCGCCGCGTCGGCCAGCAGCCCGCCCAGCGACGCGAAGTCCCCGACGTCGTCCCAGCCGAACCCGCCGGGCACGACGGCGACGCCGCCCGCGGCGGCGACCGGCTCGGCGATCGCGTGGTCGATGGCGATGCGGGTGAGGCCCCGCCACGTGTCCGCCAGGCGCGCCTCGCGCTCCGGCCCGTCCCACGCGGCCGCGACCCGGCGCAGGCCGTCGTGCAGCGCGGGCAGCTGGGCCGCCAGGTGGTCGAGCAGCACGCGCGCGCGCACCACGAACATGCCCGCGTTCCAGCTGTAGCGGCCCGTGGCGAGGTACTCCGCGGCGGTCTGCGCGTCCGGCTTCTCGGTGAACCCCTCGACGTGCCGCGCGGCGGGTGCGCCGTCGACCCCGAGCGGCGCGCCGGCGCGCACGTAGCCGAAGGCGGTCGAGGGGCTCGTCGCCTCGATCCCCACGGTCACGACGTAGCCCGCGCGCGCCGCCTCGACGGCCTCGCGCACCGTCGCGCCGAACGCGTCGGCGCCCGTGATCACGTGGTCGGCGGCGAACGAGCCGAGCACGACGTCCGGCCCGTGCCGCTCGAGCAGCACGGCCGCCGCGAGACCGATCGCGGCCATCGAGTCGCGCGGGCTCGGCTCCGCGAGCACGTCGTCCGGGCCCAGCTCGGGCAGCTGCGCGGCGACCGCGTCGGCGTGCCGCCGGCCCGTCACCACCAGCACGTGCCCCGGCCCGGTCAGCGGGAGCAGCCGGTCGACGGTCGCCTGCAGGAGCGTGCGCCCGCTGCCCGTGAGGTCGAGCAGGAACTTCGGGCGGCCGGCGCGGCTGAGCGGCCACAGGCGCGTGCCGGCGCCGCCGGCGGGGACGACGGCGTGGAGGTCGGGGATCGGCGACGCGGCGGCGGTGGGCATGCGCTGACGCTAGCGAGCCGGGCTGTCCCGCCGGGGCCCGTCCGGGCCGCACCTCGCGTAGCACCGTCTCAGGCTGTGGACTTGGTCACAAAGTCCCGGTCGCACGGGTCGTGGGGGCCGTGACGGCCGCGTGGGCGGTCGCAGGGGTCATTACAGTGAGGCTCACCCCCGGACATCGTCGTCCACGCCGACTCGCCCCAGGAGGCACCACCGTGTCCACTGCGCCCACCGCGCCCGCGCGGCCGGCCGGAACGCTCTACCGCGGGCGCGAAGGCATGTGGTCGTGGGTCGCGCACCGGGTCACCGGCTTCGCGATCTTCTTCTTCCTTCTCGTGCACGTGCTCGACACGTCGCTCGTGCGCGTCTCGCCGGAGGCGTACAACGACGTCATCGGCACGTACAAGAACCCGGTCATGGGGCTCGGCGAGGCCGGTCTGGTGCTGGCGATCGTGTTCCACGCCTTCAACGGCCTGCGGATCATCCTCGTCGACTTCTGGTGGCAGGGGACCCGGTACCAGCGGGTCATGCTCTGGGTCGTCATGGGCCTGGTCGTCGTGACGATGGCCGGCTTCCTGCCCCGTCACCTCATGAACGTGTTCGGAGGCCACTGACCATGACGACGATCGCGGACCCCAAGGCCCCGCGGCCCTCGCGCCCCGGCCCGACCCGCCGCTCCACGCACGGCAACACCGAGATGATCGCGTGGCTGTTCATGCGCGTGTCCGGCGTGATCCTGGTCGTGCTGATCTTCGGGCACCTGTTCGTCAACCTCGTGCAGGGCGAGGGCATCAGCGCCATCGACTTCGGCTTCGTCGCCGGCAAGTGGGCGTCGCCGTTCTGGCAGGTCTGGGACCTGCTCATGCTCTGGCTCGCGATGATCCACGGCGCCAACGGCGTCCGCACGATCATCAGCGACTACGCCGAGAAGGACTCGACGCGGATCGTCCTCAAGAGCCTGCTCTACGTCGCCACCGTCGTGGTGGTCGTGCTCGGCACGCTCGTCATCTTCACGTTCGACCCGTGCCCCCCGAACAGCCCGACGGACCTGCTGCCGTCGTTCTGCACGGCCTGACCGGCCGGCCCCCGGCACCCGTCGCCCCCACACCCAGGAAGGCATCGCCCTCGATGCAGACCCACCAGTACGACGTCGTCATCGTCGGCGCGGGCGGCGCCGGGATGCGCGCCGCGCTCGAGTCGTCGACCCGCGTGCGCACCGCCGTCATCTCCAAGCTCTACCCCACCCGCTCCCACACCGGCGCGGCCCAGGGCGGCATGTGCGCCGCCCTCGCCAACGTCGAGGAGGACAACTGGGAGTGGCACACGTTCGACACCGTCAAGGGCGGTGACTACCTCGTCGACCAGGACGCGGCCGAGGTGATGGCCAAGGAGGCCATCGACGCGGTGCTCGACCTGGAGAAGATGGGCCTGCCCTTCAACCGCACGCCTGAGGGCCGCATCGACCAGCGCCGGTTCGGCGGGCACACCCGCAACCACGGCGAGGCCGCGGTCCGCCGCTCCTGCTACGCCGCGGACCGCACGGGTCACATGATCCTGCAGACGCTGTACCAGCAGTGCGTGAAGAACGAGGTCGAGTTCTTCAACGAGTTCTACGTGCTCGACCTGCTCGTCGACCACGACCTCGCGGCGTCCCCCGTCGCCGAGGGCGAGGAGGTCAACGTCTCCGGCGTCGTCGCCTACGAGCTCGCGACCGGCGAAATCCACGTCTTCCAGGCCAAGTCGGTCGTGCTCGCCACGGGCGGCGCCGGCAAGATCTACAAGACGACGTCGAACGCGCACACGCTGACCGGCGACGGCATGGCGCTCGCCTACCGCCGCGGCATCCCGCTCGAGGACATGGAGTTCTTCCAGTTCCACCCGACGGGTCTCGCGGGCCTCGGCATCCTGCTCTCGGAGGCCGCACGCGGCGAGGGCGGCATCCTGCGCAACGCCGACGGCGAGCGGTTCATGGAGCGCTACGCCCCCACGATCAAGGACCTCGCGCCGCGCGACATCGTCGCCCGGTCGATGGCGAACGAGGTGCGCGAGGGCCGCGGCGCCGGGCCGAACAAGGACTACGTCCTGCTCGACCTGACGCACCTCGAGCCCGCGCACATCGACGCCAAGCTCCCCGACATCACCGAGTTCGCGCGCACGTACCTCGGCATCGAGCCCTACACCGAGCCGGTGCCGGTCTACCCGACCGCGCACTACGCCATGGGCGGGATCCCGACGAACATCGAGGGCGAGGTGCTGCGCAACAGCACCGACGTCATCAAGGGCCTGTACGCCGCCGGCGAGGTCGCGTGCGTGTCCGTGCACGGCTCGAACCGGCTCGGCACGAACTCGCTGCTCGACATCAACGTGTTCGGCAAGCGCGCGGGCCGGTCCGCCGCCGCGTACGCCGCCGGCGCGTCCTGGGTCGAGCTGCCCGAGGACCCGGCGGGCGTCGTGACGGCGGAGCTCGAGGGGATCCGCACGCGTCCCGACGGCGAGCGGGTCGCGGACATCCGCCGCGCGCTGCAGGAGACGATGGACGCGAACGCCCAGGTGTTCCGCACCGAGGACTCCCTGCGCACCGCGCTCGACGACATCCGTGCCCTGCGCAAGCGGTACACGGCCGTGAGCGTCCAGGACAAGAGCCGCACGTTCAACACCGACCTCCTCGAGGCCGTCGAGCTCGGCTTCCTGCTCGACATCGCCGAGACCGTCGTCGTGGGCGCCCTCAACCGCAAGGAGTCGCGCGGCGGGCACTTCCGCGAGGACTTCCCCGACCGCGACGACGCCGGCTACATGCGGCACACCATGGCCTACCGCCGCCCGGTCGGTCTGGACGGCGCCGCCGCCGAGGGCGGCGACGCCGAGGGTGCGTTCGCCCACGCGGAGCCGTTCGACGGGTACCAGGTGGTGCTCGGCTCGAAGCCCGTGATCATGACCCGCTACCAGCCGATGGAGCGCAAGTACTGATGACCGCCACAGCCGAAGCCCCCGCCGCCGAGGTCGGTGCCGTCCCGTCGTTCGAGGTCACGCTGAAGATCCGGCGCTTCCTCCCGTCCGACGAGGACATCCCGGCCTTCGGCGAGTCCTTCCAGGCCGAGCCCCGCTGGGACGAGTTCACGGTCACCGTGCACGGCACGGACCGCGTCCTCGACGCCCTGCACAAGATCAAGTGGGAGCACGACGGCTCCCTGACGTTCCGCCGCTCGTGCGCGCACGGCATCTGCGGGTCCGACGCCATGCGCATCAACGGCCGCAACCGCCTCGCGTGCAAGACGCTGCTCAAGGACCTCGACCCGAGCAAGCCGATCGTCGTCGAGCCCATCAAGGGCCTGCCGGTGGTCAAGGACCTCGTCGTCGACATGGAGCCGTTCTTCGCGTCCTACCGCGAGATCATGCCGTTCCTCATCACCACGGGGACCGAGCCGACCAAGGAGCGCCTGCAGTCGCCGCAGCAGCGCGAGCGCTTCGACGACACCACGAAGTGCATCCTGTGCGCCGCGTGCA includes these proteins:
- a CDS encoding amidohydrolase translates to MVAPLRSLAPAPSDPEAAELAHVVAGLRDRLVAIRRDLHAHPELARTEERTTRVVAEALRDAGLHPHLLPGSGLWCDIGPTVGPRGARRVALRADLDALPVPDTCRLPWSSSVRGVAHACGHDVHTAVVLGAGLALARVADRLDAGVRLVFQPAEEVQPGGSLDVMAAGGLDGVERIFAVHCDPKLDVGLVGTRIGPITSASDEVTVTLTGDGGHTSRPHLTGDVVFALGQVVTQVPAVLGRRLDPRSGVNLTWGAVRAGTVHNAIPSTGTVMGTLRCLDVRAWEHASRVLEAAVHDVVRPLGVEVEVKHARGVPPVENRAGATAVLEAAARDVLGPDAVRLTEQSLGGEDFAWYLQKVPGAMARLGTRTPGGHTYDIHQGDLRVDERAVEAGALLLARTAQLAGRAAPDPAERPVRA
- the sdhC gene encoding succinate dehydrogenase, cytochrome b556 subunit, giving the protein MSTAPTAPARPAGTLYRGREGMWSWVAHRVTGFAIFFFLLVHVLDTSLVRVSPEAYNDVIGTYKNPVMGLGEAGLVLAIVFHAFNGLRIILVDFWWQGTRYQRVMLWVVMGLVVVTMAGFLPRHLMNVFGGH
- a CDS encoding succinate dehydrogenase iron-sulfur subunit; this translates as MTATAEAPAAEVGAVPSFEVTLKIRRFLPSDEDIPAFGESFQAEPRWDEFTVTVHGTDRVLDALHKIKWEHDGSLTFRRSCAHGICGSDAMRINGRNRLACKTLLKDLDPSKPIVVEPIKGLPVVKDLVVDMEPFFASYREIMPFLITTGTEPTKERLQSPQQRERFDDTTKCILCAACTSSCPVFWTDGQYFGPAAIVNAHRFIFDSRDEGGAQRLEILNDKEGVWRCRTTFNCTEACPRGIEVTKAIQEVKRAMITRAF
- a CDS encoding BMP family protein, coding for MKNIIRVAALSGVAALALAACGSAPEEGGATGGATATGGAGVDFTACMVSDEGGFDDASFNESGYQGLERAQEELGIEIKTAESADPSQYTQNVDSMVQQGCDLIIGVGFALEDAIQEAAEANTDVEFALVDSAFQDDEFNPVEIENAKPLLFNTQEAAYLAGYLAAGMSETGTVATFGGQPFPSVTIFMDGFSDGVTAYNEENGTQVRLLGWDKEAQNGSMIGNFSDTEAGRTTTEQFIADGADVILPVAGPVGSGALNAASQAEGTKVIWVDSDGYEQPQNDQYRSLILTSVMKQIATAVFDTVSAAVDGEFSSEPYVGTLENGGVDLAPFHDFEDQVPEELSAKLDELRMQIVQGDLEIESPSANTVTD
- the sdhD gene encoding succinate dehydrogenase, hydrophobic membrane anchor protein, producing MTTIADPKAPRPSRPGPTRRSTHGNTEMIAWLFMRVSGVILVVLIFGHLFVNLVQGEGISAIDFGFVAGKWASPFWQVWDLLMLWLAMIHGANGVRTIISDYAEKDSTRIVLKSLLYVATVVVVVLGTLVIFTFDPCPPNSPTDLLPSFCTA
- the sdhA gene encoding succinate dehydrogenase flavoprotein subunit; this encodes MQTHQYDVVIVGAGGAGMRAALESSTRVRTAVISKLYPTRSHTGAAQGGMCAALANVEEDNWEWHTFDTVKGGDYLVDQDAAEVMAKEAIDAVLDLEKMGLPFNRTPEGRIDQRRFGGHTRNHGEAAVRRSCYAADRTGHMILQTLYQQCVKNEVEFFNEFYVLDLLVDHDLAASPVAEGEEVNVSGVVAYELATGEIHVFQAKSVVLATGGAGKIYKTTSNAHTLTGDGMALAYRRGIPLEDMEFFQFHPTGLAGLGILLSEAARGEGGILRNADGERFMERYAPTIKDLAPRDIVARSMANEVREGRGAGPNKDYVLLDLTHLEPAHIDAKLPDITEFARTYLGIEPYTEPVPVYPTAHYAMGGIPTNIEGEVLRNSTDVIKGLYAAGEVACVSVHGSNRLGTNSLLDINVFGKRAGRSAAAYAAGASWVELPEDPAGVVTAELEGIRTRPDGERVADIRRALQETMDANAQVFRTEDSLRTALDDIRALRKRYTAVSVQDKSRTFNTDLLEAVELGFLLDIAETVVVGALNRKESRGGHFREDFPDRDDAGYMRHTMAYRRPVGLDGAAAEGGDAEGAFAHAEPFDGYQVVLGSKPVIMTRYQPMERKY
- a CDS encoding mannose-1-phosphate guanylyltransferase; translation: MPTAAASPIPDLHAVVPAGGAGTRLWPLSRAGRPKFLLDLTGSGRTLLQATVDRLLPLTGPGHVLVVTGRRHADAVAAQLPELGPDDVLAEPSPRDSMAAIGLAAAVLLERHGPDVVLGSFAADHVITGADAFGATVREAVEAARAGYVVTVGIEATSPSTAFGYVRAGAPLGVDGAPAARHVEGFTEKPDAQTAAEYLATGRYSWNAGMFVVRARVLLDHLAAQLPALHDGLRRVAAAWDGPEREARLADTWRGLTRIAIDHAIAEPVAAAGGVAVVPGGFGWDDVGDFASLGGLLADAAGEATLGEPGAVLRVDAPGSVVVAGGRTVSVVGVPDAVVVDTPDAVLVTTRAHAQRVKEAVDAWRGRGREDLL